A window of Parambassis ranga chromosome 10, fParRan2.1, whole genome shotgun sequence contains these coding sequences:
- the klb gene encoding beta-klotho isoform X2 has protein sequence MLSHPSPSTHQHLFLSLLLLVCSWNEVACSLGEGRNIWQQPKPDPILKNQSFIQDTFPSGFMWGTGTSAFQTEGAWNQDGKGTSVWDHFTHSHSTSETADVASDSYNSWEEDVKALEYLGVQSYSFSLSWPRLFPDGNARGQPNTAAVKHYNRLIERLLEIKIEPIVTIYHWDLPQVLQERYGGWKNDTLVELFDQYAAFCFHTFGGRVRYWITMHNPYLVAVQGYGTGLHAPGEKDGSAGSLIVAHNLIKAHAKAWHTYNIHFRTSQRGKVSIVLGSHWVEPQRGRATATNVAFCQQSIEAVLGWFANPIFGDGDYPLSLKIQHGALMPTFTPEEKLWVQKTADYFALSLGPNNLRMGQNLVHYGQTVSPDLRRLLNWLKLEYGDVRVLVAEGGWYSEESVGKEDTVAIYLMKNFINQVLQAIKFDGVQVFGYSAWSLVDGFEWNYGYSARRGLFYIDFSQPNKTRTPKTSAQYYRHVVAQNGFPGVDTSTEVKGHFPCKFHWGIADSTLQFTDSRLYRWNQTGDGSFHPVPGVKIKTRQAQCTDYLAIRGHLRLFASTGASHYRFALNWSLILPQGDRSNVNTEALRYYRCVLTELKKLNLEAVVILYYLTKRAPNMGLPMPLHTSGGWLNYTTVEAFQEYAALCYQELGALVPYWITINEPNRLIDVYSVGEERHQAAHNLLLAHAKAWRLYERNHHSQQGLVSLALHADWAEPANSFLESHTVAAERFLLFELGRFLDPLLGTINEEMQKKGDYPHELKAYLQERARIMGLPGSPLPNFTETERMELRGALSFIALNHFTTRLVSPRPHTQTKFQQRPPPDHDCSILTDPTWPSSSLNQALVPQGLRKMLSWVSQRYGRNQPIIITGSGIDDQAPVDDKLRQHYLRSYLQEALKALHLDGVNLQGFYVWKLQDQHVPEFGLFSSTQHQSKAKASVAVYREIITHRGFLTNDATPPCGVSELHEPCSACAWMFKNRVMLFFGGCVLVTAIMLIALVIFVIVSKRKQTQGTGSRRRRRRRRKREGVPMCLCPTVVKEALSQ, from the exons ATGTTGAGCCATCCTTCTCCTTCCACACATCAgcacctctttctctcccttctgTTGTTGGTGTGTAGTTGGAATGAGGTGGCCTGTTCTCTTGGGGAGGGCAGGAATATCTGGCAACAGCCAAAACCAGACCCTATCCTCAAGAACCAGTCATTCATTCAGGACACCTTTCCTTCAGGATTCATGTGGGGCACTGGCACTTCTGCCTTCCAGACAGAGGGAGCCTGGAATCAGGATGGGAAAGGAACCTCCGTTTGGGACCATTTCACCCACTCCCACTCCACAAGCGAGACTGCTGATGTAGCAAGTGACAGCTACAATTCTTGGGAAGAAGATGTGAAGGCTCTGGAATATTTAGGCGTACAATCAtactcattttctctctcctgGCCCAGGCTCTTTCCAGATGGAAATGCCAGAGGTCAgccaaacacagctgctgtgaagcATTACAATCGCCTCATAGAGAGGCTGCTGGAAATAAAAATTGAGCCCATTGTCACTATTTATCACTGGGACCTGCCACAGGTGCTGCAAGAACGATACGGAGGCTGGAAAAATGACACACTGGTGGAACTTTTTGATCAGTATGCAGCGTTTTGTTTCCACACATTTGGGGGTCGTGTTAGGTACTGGATCACAATGCATAATCCATACCTGGTGGCTGTGCAGGGATATGGGACGGGCCTGCATGCTCCTGGAGAAAAAGACGGATCTGCCGGCTCTCTCATTGTGGCCCACAATCTCATCAAG GCACATGCTAAAGCATGGCACACCTACAACATCCACTTCCGCACAAGTCAAAGGGGTAAAGTGTCCATTGTTCTCGGCTCCCACTGGGTAGAGCCTCAGAGAGGTCGAGCCACAGCTACCAACGTTGCATTCTGCCAGCAGTCAATAGAAGCAGTCCTTGGCTGGTTTGCCAACCCTATCTTTGGAGATGGCGACTACCCTCTCTCTCTAAAAATCCAACATGGGGCTCTGATGCCTACTTTCACCCCGGAGGAGAAGCTCTGGGTGCAGAAAACTGCAGATTATTTTGCTCTATCCCTTGGGCCTAACAACCTTCGGATGGGCCAGAACTTGGTCCACTATGGGCAAACTGTAAGCCCAGATCTGCGACGCCTCCTGAACTGGTTAAAACTGGAGTATGGGGACGTGAGGGTGCTGGTGGCTGAGGGAGGCTGGTACTCTGAGGAGAGTGTAGGAAAGGAAGACACAGTGGCCATCTATCTGATGAAGAATTTCATAAACCAAGTCTTGCAAG CGATAAAGTTTGATGGTGTGCAGGTGTTTGGATACTCAGCCTGGTCATTAGTGGATGGATTTGAGTGGAATTATGGCTACAGTGCTCGAAGAGGCCTCTTCTATATTGACTTCAGCCAACCAAACAAAACCCGGACCCCCAAGACTTCTGCTCAGTACTACAGGCATGTCGTAGCCCAGAATGGTTTCCCTGGTGTTGACACTTCcactgaggtcaaaggtcatttcCCATGCAAATTCCACTGGGGTATTGCTGATTCCACTTTACAG TTCACTGATTCCCGTTTGTACCGCTGGAACCAAACAGGAGACGGATCATTCCATCCTGTCCCAGGGGTGAAGATAAAGACCAGACAAGCCCAGTGCACAGACTATTTGGCTATTCGTGGTCATCTTCGCCTGTTTGCATCCACTGGGGCGTCTCACTACCGCTTTGCTCTAAACTGGTCTCTTATTTTGCCACAAGGAGACCGCTCTAATGTGAACACTGAAGCTCTGAG GTACTACCGTTGTGTCCTGACCGAGCTGAAGAAGCTGAATTTGGAAGCTGTTGTCATTCTGTACTACCTGACAAAGAGGGCTCCAAATATGGGTTTGCCCATGCCGCTGCATACCTCTGGAGGTTGGCTTAACTACACCACAGTGGAAGCTTTTCAAGAATATGCTGCACTCTGTTACCAGGAGCTAGGCGCTTTGGTTCCATACTGGATCACCATCAATGAGCCAAACAGACTGATAGATGTCTATTCAGTTGGAGAAGAGAGGCATCAAGCAGCTCATAACCTCCTCCTGGCTCATGCAAAAGCCTGGAGGTTATATGAGAGGAACCATCACAGTCAGCAAGGCCTGGTATCACTTGCACTACATGCTGACTGGGCTGAACCTGCTAACTCCTTCCTGGAGtcacacacagtggcagcagAGAGATTCCTTCTGTTTGAACTGGGTCGCTTTTTAGACCCATTGCTGGGGACTATAAATGAGGAGATGCAGAAGAAGGGGGACTACCCACATGAACTGAAAGCATACCTGCAAGAGAGGGCTCGAATAATGGGTCTCCCTGGATCCCCTCTCCCTAACTTTacggagacagagaggatggagctGAGAGGGGCACTGAGTTTTATTGCGCTGAACCATTTTACCACCCGTTTGGTCTCTccacgtccacacacacagaccaaatTTCAGCAGAGACCACCCCCCGATCATGACTGTTCGATCCTTACTGATCCCACCTGGCCCTCCTCCAGCCTGAACCAGGCCCTCGTACCACAGGGCCTAAGGAAAATGCTTAGCTGGGTGAGCCAGAGATATGGAAGAAACCAGCCTATCATTATCACAGGCAGTGGAATTGATGATCAGGCTCCTGTTGATGATAAACTCAGGCAGCACTACCTCAGGAGTTACCTGCAGGAGGCTCTCAAAG ccCTTCATCTAGATGGAGTCAACCTGCAGGGATTCTATGTTTGGAAGCTTCAAGACCAGCACGTCCCAGAGTTTGGCCTCTTCAGCTCAACCCAGCACCAATCCAAAGCCAAAGCTTCTGTTGCTGTGTACAGAGAAATCATCACTCACAGAGGTTTCCTCACCAATGATGCAACCCCACCCTGTGGGGTCAGTGAGCTGCATGAACCTTGCTCTGCGTGTGCATGGATGTTTAAGAATAGAGTGATGCTGTTTTTTGGAGGCTGTGTCCTGGTGACAGCTATCATGCTGATAGCACTCGTCATCTTTGTCATCGTCAGTAAAAGGAAGCAGACACAAGGCacagggagcaggaggaggaggaggaggaggaggaagagggaaggagtgccaatgtgtttgtgtccaaCAGTTGTTAAGGAAGCATTAAGCCAATAA
- the klb gene encoding beta-klotho isoform X1 — MLSHPSPSTHQHLFLSLLLLVCSWNEVACSLGEGRNIWQQPKPDPILKNQSFIQDTFPSGFMWGTGTSAFQTEGAWNQDGKGTSVWDHFTHSHSTSETADVASDSYNSWEEDVKALEYLGVQSYSFSLSWPRLFPDGNARGQPNTAAVKHYNRLIERLLEIKIEPIVTIYHWDLPQVLQERYGGWKNDTLVELFDQYAAFCFHTFGGRVRYWITMHNPYLVAVQGYGTGLHAPGEKDGSAGSLIVAHNLIKAHAKAWHTYNIHFRTSQRGKVSIVLGSHWVEPQRGRATATNVAFCQQSIEAVLGWFANPIFGDGDYPLSLKIQHGALMPTFTPEEKLWVQKTADYFALSLGPNNLRMGQNLVHYGQTVSPDLRRLLNWLKLEYGDVRVLVAEGGWYSEESVGKEDTVAIYLMKNFINQVLQAIKFDGVQVFGYSAWSLVDGFEWNYGYSARRGLFYIDFSQPNKTRTPKTSAQYYRHVVAQNGFPGVDTSTEVKGHFPCKFHWGIADSTLQVHFYPFSPQFTDSRLYRWNQTGDGSFHPVPGVKIKTRQAQCTDYLAIRGHLRLFASTGASHYRFALNWSLILPQGDRSNVNTEALRYYRCVLTELKKLNLEAVVILYYLTKRAPNMGLPMPLHTSGGWLNYTTVEAFQEYAALCYQELGALVPYWITINEPNRLIDVYSVGEERHQAAHNLLLAHAKAWRLYERNHHSQQGLVSLALHADWAEPANSFLESHTVAAERFLLFELGRFLDPLLGTINEEMQKKGDYPHELKAYLQERARIMGLPGSPLPNFTETERMELRGALSFIALNHFTTRLVSPRPHTQTKFQQRPPPDHDCSILTDPTWPSSSLNQALVPQGLRKMLSWVSQRYGRNQPIIITGSGIDDQAPVDDKLRQHYLRSYLQEALKALHLDGVNLQGFYVWKLQDQHVPEFGLFSSTQHQSKAKASVAVYREIITHRGFLTNDATPPCGVSELHEPCSACAWMFKNRVMLFFGGCVLVTAIMLIALVIFVIVSKRKQTQGTGSRRRRRRRRKREGVPMCLCPTVVKEALSQ, encoded by the exons ATGTTGAGCCATCCTTCTCCTTCCACACATCAgcacctctttctctcccttctgTTGTTGGTGTGTAGTTGGAATGAGGTGGCCTGTTCTCTTGGGGAGGGCAGGAATATCTGGCAACAGCCAAAACCAGACCCTATCCTCAAGAACCAGTCATTCATTCAGGACACCTTTCCTTCAGGATTCATGTGGGGCACTGGCACTTCTGCCTTCCAGACAGAGGGAGCCTGGAATCAGGATGGGAAAGGAACCTCCGTTTGGGACCATTTCACCCACTCCCACTCCACAAGCGAGACTGCTGATGTAGCAAGTGACAGCTACAATTCTTGGGAAGAAGATGTGAAGGCTCTGGAATATTTAGGCGTACAATCAtactcattttctctctcctgGCCCAGGCTCTTTCCAGATGGAAATGCCAGAGGTCAgccaaacacagctgctgtgaagcATTACAATCGCCTCATAGAGAGGCTGCTGGAAATAAAAATTGAGCCCATTGTCACTATTTATCACTGGGACCTGCCACAGGTGCTGCAAGAACGATACGGAGGCTGGAAAAATGACACACTGGTGGAACTTTTTGATCAGTATGCAGCGTTTTGTTTCCACACATTTGGGGGTCGTGTTAGGTACTGGATCACAATGCATAATCCATACCTGGTGGCTGTGCAGGGATATGGGACGGGCCTGCATGCTCCTGGAGAAAAAGACGGATCTGCCGGCTCTCTCATTGTGGCCCACAATCTCATCAAG GCACATGCTAAAGCATGGCACACCTACAACATCCACTTCCGCACAAGTCAAAGGGGTAAAGTGTCCATTGTTCTCGGCTCCCACTGGGTAGAGCCTCAGAGAGGTCGAGCCACAGCTACCAACGTTGCATTCTGCCAGCAGTCAATAGAAGCAGTCCTTGGCTGGTTTGCCAACCCTATCTTTGGAGATGGCGACTACCCTCTCTCTCTAAAAATCCAACATGGGGCTCTGATGCCTACTTTCACCCCGGAGGAGAAGCTCTGGGTGCAGAAAACTGCAGATTATTTTGCTCTATCCCTTGGGCCTAACAACCTTCGGATGGGCCAGAACTTGGTCCACTATGGGCAAACTGTAAGCCCAGATCTGCGACGCCTCCTGAACTGGTTAAAACTGGAGTATGGGGACGTGAGGGTGCTGGTGGCTGAGGGAGGCTGGTACTCTGAGGAGAGTGTAGGAAAGGAAGACACAGTGGCCATCTATCTGATGAAGAATTTCATAAACCAAGTCTTGCAAG CGATAAAGTTTGATGGTGTGCAGGTGTTTGGATACTCAGCCTGGTCATTAGTGGATGGATTTGAGTGGAATTATGGCTACAGTGCTCGAAGAGGCCTCTTCTATATTGACTTCAGCCAACCAAACAAAACCCGGACCCCCAAGACTTCTGCTCAGTACTACAGGCATGTCGTAGCCCAGAATGGTTTCCCTGGTGTTGACACTTCcactgaggtcaaaggtcatttcCCATGCAAATTCCACTGGGGTATTGCTGATTCCACTTTACAG gTCCACTTCTATCCATTCTCCCCACAGTTCACTGATTCCCGTTTGTACCGCTGGAACCAAACAGGAGACGGATCATTCCATCCTGTCCCAGGGGTGAAGATAAAGACCAGACAAGCCCAGTGCACAGACTATTTGGCTATTCGTGGTCATCTTCGCCTGTTTGCATCCACTGGGGCGTCTCACTACCGCTTTGCTCTAAACTGGTCTCTTATTTTGCCACAAGGAGACCGCTCTAATGTGAACACTGAAGCTCTGAG GTACTACCGTTGTGTCCTGACCGAGCTGAAGAAGCTGAATTTGGAAGCTGTTGTCATTCTGTACTACCTGACAAAGAGGGCTCCAAATATGGGTTTGCCCATGCCGCTGCATACCTCTGGAGGTTGGCTTAACTACACCACAGTGGAAGCTTTTCAAGAATATGCTGCACTCTGTTACCAGGAGCTAGGCGCTTTGGTTCCATACTGGATCACCATCAATGAGCCAAACAGACTGATAGATGTCTATTCAGTTGGAGAAGAGAGGCATCAAGCAGCTCATAACCTCCTCCTGGCTCATGCAAAAGCCTGGAGGTTATATGAGAGGAACCATCACAGTCAGCAAGGCCTGGTATCACTTGCACTACATGCTGACTGGGCTGAACCTGCTAACTCCTTCCTGGAGtcacacacagtggcagcagAGAGATTCCTTCTGTTTGAACTGGGTCGCTTTTTAGACCCATTGCTGGGGACTATAAATGAGGAGATGCAGAAGAAGGGGGACTACCCACATGAACTGAAAGCATACCTGCAAGAGAGGGCTCGAATAATGGGTCTCCCTGGATCCCCTCTCCCTAACTTTacggagacagagaggatggagctGAGAGGGGCACTGAGTTTTATTGCGCTGAACCATTTTACCACCCGTTTGGTCTCTccacgtccacacacacagaccaaatTTCAGCAGAGACCACCCCCCGATCATGACTGTTCGATCCTTACTGATCCCACCTGGCCCTCCTCCAGCCTGAACCAGGCCCTCGTACCACAGGGCCTAAGGAAAATGCTTAGCTGGGTGAGCCAGAGATATGGAAGAAACCAGCCTATCATTATCACAGGCAGTGGAATTGATGATCAGGCTCCTGTTGATGATAAACTCAGGCAGCACTACCTCAGGAGTTACCTGCAGGAGGCTCTCAAAG ccCTTCATCTAGATGGAGTCAACCTGCAGGGATTCTATGTTTGGAAGCTTCAAGACCAGCACGTCCCAGAGTTTGGCCTCTTCAGCTCAACCCAGCACCAATCCAAAGCCAAAGCTTCTGTTGCTGTGTACAGAGAAATCATCACTCACAGAGGTTTCCTCACCAATGATGCAACCCCACCCTGTGGGGTCAGTGAGCTGCATGAACCTTGCTCTGCGTGTGCATGGATGTTTAAGAATAGAGTGATGCTGTTTTTTGGAGGCTGTGTCCTGGTGACAGCTATCATGCTGATAGCACTCGTCATCTTTGTCATCGTCAGTAAAAGGAAGCAGACACAAGGCacagggagcaggaggaggaggaggaggaggaggaagagggaaggagtgccaatgtgtttgtgtccaaCAGTTGTTAAGGAAGCATTAAGCCAATAA
- the ube2ka gene encoding ubiquitin-conjugating enzyme E2Ka — MANIAVQRIKREFKEVLKSEETSKNQIKVDLVDENFTELKGEIAGPPDTPYEGGRYQLEIKIPETYPFNPPKVRFITKIWHPNISSVTGAICLDILKDQWAAAMTLRTVLLSLQALLAAAEPDDPQDAVVANQYKQNPEMFKQTARLWSHVYAGAPVSSPEYTRKIDKLCAMGFEKNAVIVALSSKSWDVETATELLLSN; from the exons ATGGCTAACATCGCAGTTCAGAGGATAAAACGGGAATTCAAGGAGGTGCTAAAAAGCGAAGAG ACGAGCAAAAACCAGATAAAGGTGGATCTGGTGGATGAGAACTTCACAGAACTTAAAGGGGAGATAGCAGGGCCACCTGACACGCCGTATGAAG GGGGTAGATATCAACTAGAAATTAAAATTCCAGAGACGTATCCGTTCAATCCACCCAAG GTGCGGTTTATCACAAAGATCTGGCATCCCAACATCAGCTCAGTTACAGGTGCAATATGTCTGGACATTCTCAAAGACCAGTG GGCAGCAGCTATGACACTGAGGACAGTCCTCCTGTCATTACAAGCCCTCCTGGCAGCGGCAGAACCAGACGACCCACAGGATGCAGTGGTAGCTAATCAG TACAAGCAGAATCCAGAGATGTTTAAACAGACGGCGAGACTCTGGTCTCATGTCTACGCAGGCGCTCCTGTCTCCAGTCCGGAGTACACACGCAAAATAGACAAACTCTGTGCCATGGGGTTTGAAAAA AATGCAGTAATAGTGGCGTTGTCATCGAAATCCTGGGATGTGGAGACGGCGACGGAGCTACTGCTCAGTAACTGA
- the LOC114442535 gene encoding neuronal acetylcholine receptor subunit alpha-9-II isoform X2, with translation MILIICVVMLLPEVVDSAQGRYAQKLLDDLMENYSSALRPVEDTDRALNVTLQITLSQIKDMDERNQVLIAYLWIRQTWHDAYLRWNKEDYDGLEVIHIPSSLVWRPDLVLYNKADDDFSGPMDTNVRLRYNGEITWDAPAITKSSCVVDVSYFPFDSQECNLTFGSWTYNGNQVDIIMGMDSGDLSDFVENVEWECHGMPATKNVIMYGCCSDPYPDITYTVLLQRRSSFYIFNLLLPCFLISFLAPLGFYLPADSGEKVSLGVTVLLALTVFQLMVAESMPPSESVPLIGKYYIATMTMVTASTSLTIFIMNIHFCGAEAKPVPHWAKVLIIDYMSKIFFVYEVGENCASASSSSSHSAQDDFRHQQMNSHLHSNGKPGSHRGREDKQSHRYPRPQTPKHPRAKVQHHITREEGNHYSSFPTGKYESSNGGIPISDCCKEDQKVPCCPEDQKPPCCPEDKKPPPPAPTVTLGPCVFCAHGSGLPAVDTKLVRNVEYIANCFREQRATCAKGAEWKKIAKVMDRFFMWIFFIMVFLMSILIIGKAP, from the exons ATGATTCTAATAATCTGTGTGGTGATGCTCCTTCCAGAAG tGGTTGACTCTGCTCAGGGTCGCTATGCTCAGAAGCTCCTGGATGATCTGATGGAGAATTATTCCAGTGCTCTGCGACCTGTggaggacacagacagagctctGAACGTCACCCTACAGATCACCCTCTCTCAGATCAAAGACATG GATGAGAGGAACCAGGTGCTGATTGCCTACCTGTGGATTAGGCAGACGTGGCATGATGCCTACCTGAGATGGAATAAAGAAGACTACGATGGACTGGAGGTCATCCACATCCCCAGCAGCCTGGTGTGGAGGCCTGACCTTGTCCTCTATAACAA AGCTGACGATGACTTCTCAGGGCCGATGGACACCAACGTGAGACTGCGATACAATGGAGAGATAACCTGGGATGCTCCTGCCATTACCAAGAGCTCCTGTGTGGTGGACGTCTCCTACTTCCCCTTTGACAGCCAGGAATGTAACCTCACCTTTGGTTCTTGGACTTACAATGGCAACCAG GTAGATATCATAATGGGCATGGATAGTGGTGACCTCTCAGACTTTGTGGAAAATGTGGAGTGGGAGTGCCATGGGATGCCGGCCACCAAGAATGTCATAATGTATGGCTGTTGCTCCGACCCTTATCCAGACATCACCTACACAGTGCTCCTGCAGCGCCGCTCCTCCTTTTACATCTtcaacctcctcctcccctgcttCCTCATCTCCTTCCTGGCTCCTCTTGGTTTCTACCTGCCTGCAGATTCTGGAGAGAAGGTTTCCCTCGGGGTGACAGTTCTTCTGGCTCTGACTGTGTTCCAGTTAATGGTGGCTGAGAGTATGCCACCCTCGGAGAGCGTGCCTCTGATAG gaaAGTACTACATTGCTACTATGACCATGGTTACAGCCTCAACATCTCTCACCATCTTCATCATGAACATTCACTTCTGTGGTGCAGAGGCCAAACCAGTTCCACACTGGGCAAAAGTCCTCATCATCGACTATATGTCCAAGATTTTCTTTGTGTATGAAGTGGGCGAGAACTGTGCCTCggcctcttcttcatcatcccaCTCTGCTCAGGATGACTTTCGTCACCAGCAGATGAACAGTCACCTTCATTCGAATGGTAAACCTGGGAGCCACCGTGGCAGAGAGGACAAGCAGAGTCACAGGTACCCCAGACCTCAGACCCCTAAACATCCAAGAGCAAAAGTCCAGCACCACATCACCAGAGAAGAGGGCAACCACTATTCCAGCTTTCCAACTGGAAAGTATGAAAGTTCCAATGGTGGGATCCCTATCAGTGACTGCTGTAAAGAAGACCAGAAGGTCCCATGTTGTCCTGAGGACCAGAAGCCTCCCTGCTGCCCTGAAGACAAAaagcctccacctcctgctcctaCTGTGACCTTAGGACCTTGTGTGTTCTGTGCCCACGGCAGTGGCCTCCCTGCTGTTGACACCAAGCTGGTGCGCAATGTGGAGTATATCGCCAACTGTTTTAGAGAGCAGAGGGCCACATGCGCCAAGGGGGCAGAGTGGAAGAAGATTGCTAAGGTGATGGACAGATTCTTCATGTGGATTTTCTTCATTATGGTTTTTCTTATGAGCATCCTCATCATCGGAAAGGCACCATGA
- the LOC114442535 gene encoding neuronal acetylcholine receptor subunit alpha-9-II isoform X1 — MAADLQTVLKYHPVMNLKMKADHLLFSSVVDSAQGRYAQKLLDDLMENYSSALRPVEDTDRALNVTLQITLSQIKDMDERNQVLIAYLWIRQTWHDAYLRWNKEDYDGLEVIHIPSSLVWRPDLVLYNKADDDFSGPMDTNVRLRYNGEITWDAPAITKSSCVVDVSYFPFDSQECNLTFGSWTYNGNQVDIIMGMDSGDLSDFVENVEWECHGMPATKNVIMYGCCSDPYPDITYTVLLQRRSSFYIFNLLLPCFLISFLAPLGFYLPADSGEKVSLGVTVLLALTVFQLMVAESMPPSESVPLIGKYYIATMTMVTASTSLTIFIMNIHFCGAEAKPVPHWAKVLIIDYMSKIFFVYEVGENCASASSSSSHSAQDDFRHQQMNSHLHSNGKPGSHRGREDKQSHRYPRPQTPKHPRAKVQHHITREEGNHYSSFPTGKYESSNGGIPISDCCKEDQKVPCCPEDQKPPCCPEDKKPPPPAPTVTLGPCVFCAHGSGLPAVDTKLVRNVEYIANCFREQRATCAKGAEWKKIAKVMDRFFMWIFFIMVFLMSILIIGKAP; from the exons ATGGCAGCTGATCTACAAACTGTATTAAAATATCATCCTGTCATGAACTTGAAAATGAAAGCTGAtcatcttctcttctcctcagtGGTTGACTCTGCTCAGGGTCGCTATGCTCAGAAGCTCCTGGATGATCTGATGGAGAATTATTCCAGTGCTCTGCGACCTGTggaggacacagacagagctctGAACGTCACCCTACAGATCACCCTCTCTCAGATCAAAGACATG GATGAGAGGAACCAGGTGCTGATTGCCTACCTGTGGATTAGGCAGACGTGGCATGATGCCTACCTGAGATGGAATAAAGAAGACTACGATGGACTGGAGGTCATCCACATCCCCAGCAGCCTGGTGTGGAGGCCTGACCTTGTCCTCTATAACAA AGCTGACGATGACTTCTCAGGGCCGATGGACACCAACGTGAGACTGCGATACAATGGAGAGATAACCTGGGATGCTCCTGCCATTACCAAGAGCTCCTGTGTGGTGGACGTCTCCTACTTCCCCTTTGACAGCCAGGAATGTAACCTCACCTTTGGTTCTTGGACTTACAATGGCAACCAG GTAGATATCATAATGGGCATGGATAGTGGTGACCTCTCAGACTTTGTGGAAAATGTGGAGTGGGAGTGCCATGGGATGCCGGCCACCAAGAATGTCATAATGTATGGCTGTTGCTCCGACCCTTATCCAGACATCACCTACACAGTGCTCCTGCAGCGCCGCTCCTCCTTTTACATCTtcaacctcctcctcccctgcttCCTCATCTCCTTCCTGGCTCCTCTTGGTTTCTACCTGCCTGCAGATTCTGGAGAGAAGGTTTCCCTCGGGGTGACAGTTCTTCTGGCTCTGACTGTGTTCCAGTTAATGGTGGCTGAGAGTATGCCACCCTCGGAGAGCGTGCCTCTGATAG gaaAGTACTACATTGCTACTATGACCATGGTTACAGCCTCAACATCTCTCACCATCTTCATCATGAACATTCACTTCTGTGGTGCAGAGGCCAAACCAGTTCCACACTGGGCAAAAGTCCTCATCATCGACTATATGTCCAAGATTTTCTTTGTGTATGAAGTGGGCGAGAACTGTGCCTCggcctcttcttcatcatcccaCTCTGCTCAGGATGACTTTCGTCACCAGCAGATGAACAGTCACCTTCATTCGAATGGTAAACCTGGGAGCCACCGTGGCAGAGAGGACAAGCAGAGTCACAGGTACCCCAGACCTCAGACCCCTAAACATCCAAGAGCAAAAGTCCAGCACCACATCACCAGAGAAGAGGGCAACCACTATTCCAGCTTTCCAACTGGAAAGTATGAAAGTTCCAATGGTGGGATCCCTATCAGTGACTGCTGTAAAGAAGACCAGAAGGTCCCATGTTGTCCTGAGGACCAGAAGCCTCCCTGCTGCCCTGAAGACAAAaagcctccacctcctgctcctaCTGTGACCTTAGGACCTTGTGTGTTCTGTGCCCACGGCAGTGGCCTCCCTGCTGTTGACACCAAGCTGGTGCGCAATGTGGAGTATATCGCCAACTGTTTTAGAGAGCAGAGGGCCACATGCGCCAAGGGGGCAGAGTGGAAGAAGATTGCTAAGGTGATGGACAGATTCTTCATGTGGATTTTCTTCATTATGGTTTTTCTTATGAGCATCCTCATCATCGGAAAGGCACCATGA